The following are encoded in a window of Brevibacillus sp. DP1.3A genomic DNA:
- a CDS encoding AMP-binding protein, translating into MALIYSFLKTLLMLWFRPRVLGLSKIDLSKPSLITPNHISLLDAVLLSFCLPKEATFVVNTEIAKRFAFFLRFRKHIAIDPLNPYSIRHMLRVLRNGQTLVIFPEGRITTTGGIMKIYSGVGYLALRTGVTVYPIIIKGLERSIFSYLKGKLKLSCFPDVTMTVGTPFTIERDQNLSMREQKATANDRILRILQEGLFESRMKQNVNLFDEVLEAARLNGAKMEIAKDLTSAIDYKTLLIGSYLLGNKLQPMLLGKPVVGIFLPNSVGHLVTLLSLFRIGATPAILNFSLGIRSLLDCCETAHIDTILTSRVFIEKGKLEHIIAGLSPSMKIIYLEDLKASATAFDKVSALFSYLRKKKASAAKNELILFTSGSESKPKGVILTHTNLYANIQQVTSVIDITSRDKFFNALPMFHSFGLTVGTLVPVVKGIPVYLYPSPLHYKAISELVYDQNATILFGTSTFMAGYGRMAHPYNFYSLRYVFAGAEKLKDDVRKLWMEKFGVRIFEGYGATETAPILSLNTPLANKPGTVGRLMPGMSVKLEAVEGIEAGGELLVKGPNVMKGYMIHGKGFVPAEEWYHTGDLVTADKDGFLSIQSRLKRFAKIGGEMVSLNLVEELAMQCFGHSGFAAITVNDARKGERVLLFTTDESVQLSQLRAYLTEKQYSPLLIPGTMQVIKALPLLGSGKTDYVSLKQLVETGGK; encoded by the coding sequence ATGGCCCTTATTTATTCTTTCTTAAAAACGTTATTGATGTTATGGTTCCGTCCTCGTGTGCTTGGACTCTCCAAAATCGACTTGTCGAAGCCATCTCTTATCACTCCCAATCACATCTCCTTGCTAGATGCGGTACTCCTATCCTTTTGCTTGCCAAAAGAAGCGACCTTTGTCGTCAACACGGAGATCGCCAAGCGGTTTGCGTTTTTCCTCCGCTTCCGCAAGCATATCGCAATCGATCCGCTCAACCCGTACTCCATCCGCCACATGCTCCGCGTCCTCCGCAACGGACAGACGCTGGTGATTTTTCCAGAAGGTCGGATCACGACGACGGGCGGCATCATGAAAATCTACAGCGGTGTCGGCTATCTCGCTCTGCGAACTGGTGTAACGGTTTACCCGATCATCATTAAAGGCCTGGAACGTTCGATCTTCTCGTATTTGAAAGGAAAGCTGAAGCTCTCCTGCTTCCCTGATGTAACCATGACAGTAGGCACTCCGTTCACCATCGAGCGCGATCAAAACCTATCGATGCGCGAACAAAAAGCCACGGCCAATGATCGTATTCTGCGTATTCTCCAAGAAGGCTTGTTCGAGAGCCGGATGAAGCAAAACGTGAATCTGTTTGATGAAGTTCTCGAAGCAGCTCGCCTGAATGGTGCAAAAATGGAAATCGCCAAAGATCTGACGTCAGCGATCGACTACAAGACCTTGTTAATCGGTAGCTACTTACTCGGCAACAAATTGCAGCCAATGCTCTTGGGAAAACCGGTTGTCGGTATATTCCTTCCCAATTCAGTAGGTCATCTCGTAACGTTACTATCGTTGTTCCGCATCGGTGCCACTCCAGCCATCCTGAACTTTTCACTTGGCATTCGTTCGCTACTGGATTGCTGTGAGACTGCTCATATCGATACGATCCTGACCTCGCGTGTATTCATTGAAAAAGGGAAGCTGGAGCACATCATCGCAGGTCTTTCACCGAGCATGAAAATTATTTATCTTGAGGATTTGAAAGCATCCGCGACTGCTTTTGACAAAGTGTCCGCACTCTTCTCTTATTTGCGGAAGAAAAAAGCTTCAGCGGCTAAGAACGAGCTGATCCTCTTCACCTCTGGCAGTGAGAGCAAGCCAAAAGGTGTCATCCTGACGCATACGAATCTGTACGCGAATATTCAACAAGTGACCAGCGTGATCGATATCACGAGTCGCGACAAGTTTTTCAATGCACTGCCGATGTTCCACAGCTTCGGACTAACCGTAGGAACGCTTGTGCCAGTCGTCAAAGGAATTCCAGTCTATCTGTACCCAAGTCCGTTGCATTACAAGGCGATTTCGGAATTGGTCTACGATCAAAACGCAACGATCCTCTTCGGAACCTCAACCTTTATGGCTGGTTACGGGCGTATGGCCCACCCTTACAACTTCTACTCCCTGCGCTACGTATTTGCAGGAGCAGAAAAACTGAAGGACGATGTGCGCAAGCTGTGGATGGAAAAGTTCGGTGTACGGATTTTTGAAGGCTATGGGGCAACGGAAACAGCACCGATCCTGTCACTCAACACGCCGCTGGCTAACAAACCAGGAACCGTTGGGCGTTTGATGCCAGGAATGTCCGTCAAGCTGGAAGCAGTAGAAGGAATCGAGGCTGGCGGAGAGCTTTTGGTGAAGGGTCCAAACGTCATGAAGGGTTATATGATTCACGGAAAAGGCTTTGTTCCCGCTGAGGAATGGTACCACACAGGTGATTTGGTTACAGCTGACAAGGACGGCTTTCTCAGCATCCAATCCCGTCTGAAGCGCTTCGCCAAAATCGGCGGCGAGATGGTTTCGCTCAATCTGGTTGAAGAACTGGCTATGCAATGCTTCGGACACTCCGGTTTTGCTGCGATCACAGTGAATGATGCGCGAAAAGGGGAGCGTGTCCTGCTATTTACCACAGATGAATCGGTTCAACTGAGCCAATTGCGCGCGTATTTGACGGAAAAACAATACTCGCCATTGCTCATCCCAGGTACGATGCAAGTCATCAAGGCTCTACCACTTCTCGGTAGCGGCAAAACGGATTACGTCAGTCTGAAACAGCTGGTCGAAACGGGAGGAAAATGA